A single region of the Nitrosomonas sp. Is79A3 genome encodes:
- the infC gene encoding translation initiation factor IF-3, with protein sequence MAQEKSVRINEEIDVTEVRLIGVNGEQVGIVTLAGAIALADEAGVDLVEIAPTAQPPVCRLMDYGKFRYQESKKKHDAKLKQKQVQIKEIKFRPNTDEGDYNIKLRNLTNFLNEGDKVKVTLRFRGREMAHQEFGMRLLERVRGDLESFAIVEQFPKMEGRQMVMVLSPKKKDVKADKSKAAEEDSSVAS encoded by the coding sequence ATAGCTCAGGAAAAATCAGTGCGCATCAATGAAGAAATTGATGTGACAGAGGTACGTTTAATTGGTGTGAATGGAGAGCAAGTTGGTATTGTCACACTTGCTGGTGCAATAGCCTTAGCGGATGAAGCGGGGGTAGATCTGGTTGAAATCGCACCGACAGCGCAACCGCCTGTTTGTCGTTTGATGGATTATGGTAAGTTTCGCTATCAGGAAAGTAAGAAAAAGCATGATGCCAAATTGAAGCAGAAACAGGTTCAGATTAAAGAGATCAAATTTAGGCCTAATACCGATGAAGGTGATTACAACATAAAGCTAAGAAATTTAACTAATTTTCTCAATGAAGGAGATAAAGTTAAGGTAACATTGCGTTTCCGTGGGCGCGAAATGGCGCATCAAGAATTTGGTATGCGTTTATTGGAGCGCGTGAGAGGTGATTTAGAGTCCTTTGCGATAGTGGAACAATTTCCAAAAATGGAAGGACGGCAGATGGTTATGGTGTTGTCGCCTAAAAAGAAAGATGTTAAAGCCGATAAATCAAAAGCAGCAGAGGAAGATTCTTCAGTAGCATCATAG
- the thrS gene encoding threonine--tRNA ligase codes for MTVVRLPDGSERIFDNPVTVLDVAAAIGPGLARAAIAGKINGKLTDVYSQIEGNSELAIITEKDAEGLEIIRHSCAHLLAHAVKELFPEAQVTIGPVVDNGFYYDFSYKRPFTPEDLTAIEKRMLEISKRDLKIERKILERTEAINFFKQQGEHYKAQIIESIPGDQDLSLYSQGNFTDLCRGPHVPATSKIKVFKLMKVAGAYWRGDSNNEMLQRIYGTAWTNKEDQKNYLHRLEEAEKRDHRKLGKQLNLFHTQDEAPGMVFWHPKGWILWQQIEQYMRNILNQNGYQEIRTPQILDKDLWVRSGHWENFRENMFTTNSDERDFAIKPMNCPGHVQIFNQGLRSYRELPIRLAEFGSCHRNEASGALHGIMRVRAFTQDDAHIFCTEDQIQDEVVRFIDLLKIVYSDFGFKELLVKLSTRPHKRVGSETQWDESEAALEAALNEAKLEWELQPGEGAFYGPKIEFSLKDCIGRVWQCGTLQLDFSMPERLGAEYVAEDNSRHVPVMLHRAILGSLERFIGILIENYAGALPLWLSPEQVVVLNISRTQIEYAQAVVTQLKQNGIRASLDLRNEKITYKIREHSLQKLPYQIIVGDEEVRTNKVAVRNRAGENLGQMTCQALLEHFKEEISLKT; via the coding sequence GTGACCGTTGTTCGTTTGCCAGATGGATCTGAGCGTATTTTTGATAACCCTGTAACTGTGTTAGATGTTGCTGCAGCGATTGGACCAGGACTTGCTCGCGCAGCAATTGCTGGAAAGATTAATGGGAAACTGACTGATGTATATAGCCAAATAGAGGGAAATAGCGAACTCGCCATCATTACAGAGAAAGATGCTGAAGGATTGGAAATTATCCGGCATTCTTGTGCACATTTGTTGGCTCATGCGGTAAAAGAACTATTTCCTGAGGCGCAGGTTACTATTGGACCAGTAGTTGATAATGGATTTTATTATGATTTTTCTTATAAGCGACCATTTACCCCAGAAGATTTGACTGCGATTGAAAAACGCATGCTTGAAATAAGTAAACGAGATTTAAAGATAGAACGAAAAATTCTGGAGCGCACTGAAGCAATCAATTTTTTTAAACAGCAAGGTGAACACTATAAAGCGCAGATAATTGAATCGATACCGGGCGATCAAGATCTGTCACTTTATTCTCAAGGGAATTTTACTGATCTTTGTCGAGGGCCGCATGTCCCAGCGACTTCAAAGATAAAAGTTTTTAAACTCATGAAGGTGGCAGGAGCTTATTGGCGGGGTGATTCGAATAATGAAATGCTTCAGCGTATTTATGGAACTGCCTGGACAAATAAGGAAGATCAGAAGAACTACTTGCATCGCTTAGAAGAAGCAGAGAAAAGGGATCATCGAAAGCTTGGAAAACAACTTAATTTATTTCACACCCAAGATGAAGCGCCTGGTATGGTATTCTGGCATCCCAAAGGGTGGATATTGTGGCAACAAATAGAGCAGTATATGAGGAATATACTGAATCAGAACGGTTACCAGGAAATACGAACCCCGCAGATTTTGGATAAAGATTTGTGGGTGCGATCAGGGCATTGGGAGAACTTTCGTGAGAATATGTTTACTACCAATTCGGATGAACGTGACTTCGCTATTAAACCAATGAATTGTCCCGGTCACGTACAGATATTTAATCAGGGTTTAAGGAGCTATCGCGAACTGCCTATAAGATTGGCTGAATTTGGTTCATGCCATCGAAATGAAGCATCAGGTGCGCTGCACGGTATTATGCGAGTACGTGCATTTACTCAGGATGATGCACACATTTTCTGTACAGAAGACCAGATACAAGATGAAGTTGTAAGGTTTATTGATTTATTAAAGATTGTCTATTCTGATTTTGGTTTTAAAGAACTTTTGGTTAAACTTTCAACACGTCCACATAAGCGTGTAGGATCAGAGACACAGTGGGATGAATCAGAAGCGGCACTTGAAGCGGCATTGAATGAAGCTAAGCTCGAATGGGAGCTGCAACCTGGAGAAGGCGCATTTTATGGACCGAAAATTGAATTTTCATTGAAGGATTGTATTGGACGAGTCTGGCAATGCGGTACACTACAACTGGATTTTTCTATGCCGGAACGTTTGGGTGCGGAATATGTTGCGGAAGACAATTCACGGCATGTGCCTGTAATGCTGCATAGAGCGATTTTAGGCTCTCTGGAGAGATTCATTGGCATATTGATAGAAAACTATGCGGGCGCATTGCCTTTGTGGTTATCGCCTGAGCAGGTTGTTGTATTAAATATTTCTCGCACACAGATTGAATATGCGCAGGCGGTGGTTACGCAATTAAAGCAAAATGGTATTAGAGCCAGCTTAGACTTGAGAAATGAGAAGATAACCTATAAAATTCGTGAGCATAGCTTGCAGAAGCTTCCTTATCAAATTATAGTTGGTGATGAAGAAGTGCGGACAAATAAGGTTGCTGTTCGTAATCGTGCAGGCGAGAATCTTGGTCAAATGACATGTCAAGCTTTGCTGGAGCATTTTAAAGAAGAAATTTCTTTAAAAACGTAA
- a CDS encoding multiheme c-type cytochrome — MVAKLWLRIVTVMLGGLLIGVAQANIPTVPNELYEALKLDREKTSPKELYEALVKRYKDPAQGAGPGTLAQYWEPIPYGIYLDPATFYKAPTSNKDVASRKECVECHTDESPVWVQAWKRSSHANLDKIRNLKPSDPTFYKKGKLEDVEKNLRSMGKLAEGEQLKEVGCIDCHVEVGAKKKADHAKDLKMPTADVCGTCHLQEFAERESERDTMIWPAGQWPDGRPSHALDYKANVETTVWAAMPQREVAEGCSMCHTNQNKCDSCHTRHEFSAAESRKPEACATCHSGVDHNNWEAYSMSKHGKMVSMLGNQWNWDVQLKDAYAKGGQNAPTCAGCHMEYEGEYAHNMVRKIRWANYPFVPGIAENINSEWSSARLDSWVVTCTQCHSERFARSYLELMDKGTLAGLAKYQEANGIVHQLYKEGLLTGQKTNRSAPPAPEKEGYAYFAQLFWSKGNSPAAIELKVLEMHENDLAKMHVGLAHVNPGGWTYTEGWGPINRAYVEIQDENTRIREMVALQERVKNLESKKTSLLDLDGTAEKISLGGLGGGMLLAGTLALAGWRKRKQSEA, encoded by the coding sequence ATGGTTGCCAAGCTATGGCTGAGGATAGTTACGGTAATGTTGGGAGGGCTGCTGATAGGAGTGGCACAAGCGAACATACCGACAGTTCCGAATGAATTATATGAAGCACTGAAGCTGGACCGTGAGAAGACGAGTCCAAAGGAATTATACGAAGCGCTGGTGAAGCGTTACAAGGATCCTGCGCAAGGAGCGGGTCCTGGAACGTTGGCGCAATACTGGGAACCGATACCGTATGGAATCTATCTGGACCCGGCGACCTTTTACAAAGCACCTACATCGAACAAAGACGTAGCGAGCCGTAAGGAATGCGTAGAATGCCACACTGACGAATCGCCGGTATGGGTACAAGCCTGGAAGCGCAGCAGCCATGCGAACCTGGACAAGATCCGCAACCTGAAGCCAAGCGACCCTACTTTTTACAAGAAAGGGAAACTGGAAGATGTAGAGAAGAACCTGCGTTCGATGGGCAAACTGGCGGAAGGCGAGCAACTGAAAGAAGTCGGTTGTATTGACTGCCACGTAGAAGTTGGTGCGAAGAAGAAAGCGGACCACGCCAAAGACCTGAAGATGCCGACGGCAGACGTATGCGGCACCTGTCACCTGCAAGAATTTGCAGAACGTGAATCGGAACGTGATACGATGATTTGGCCAGCAGGCCAATGGCCGGATGGACGTCCATCACACGCCCTGGACTACAAAGCAAACGTAGAAACCACAGTTTGGGCGGCAATGCCACAACGTGAAGTAGCCGAAGGCTGCTCGATGTGTCACACCAACCAAAACAAATGCGACTCCTGTCATACCCGCCATGAATTCTCAGCGGCAGAATCACGCAAGCCAGAAGCCTGCGCAACCTGCCACAGTGGTGTAGACCACAACAACTGGGAAGCTTACTCAATGTCCAAGCACGGCAAGATGGTGTCGATGTTGGGTAACCAATGGAACTGGGACGTGCAATTGAAAGACGCGTATGCCAAGGGTGGTCAGAATGCACCAACCTGTGCAGGCTGTCACATGGAATACGAAGGTGAGTATGCCCACAACATGGTTAGAAAGATCCGTTGGGCGAACTATCCATTTGTTCCAGGCATTGCAGAGAACATCAACAGTGAATGGTCGTCAGCTCGCTTGGACTCATGGGTTGTCACCTGTACCCAATGTCACTCAGAACGTTTTGCTCGCTCCTACCTGGAATTGATGGACAAAGGTACGTTGGCAGGACTGGCTAAATACCAAGAAGCGAATGGCATTGTTCATCAACTGTACAAGGAAGGTTTATTGACAGGTCAAAAAACCAACCGTTCTGCACCGCCAGCGCCAGAGAAAGAAGGCTATGCATATTTTGCACAGCTATTCTGGTCTAAAGGCAACAGTCCGGCAGCAATTGAGCTGAAAGTACTAGAAATGCATGAAAATGACTTAGCGAAGATGCACGTAGGCTTAGCCCACGTTAATCCAGGTGGCTGGACCTACACCGAAGGCTGGGGTCCAATAAACCGTGCTTATGTTGAAATTCAAGACGAAAACACCCGCATCCGTGAAATGGTTGCACTGCAAGAACGTGTTAAGAATCTTGAATCCAAGAAAACCAGCTTACTGGACTTAGACGGCACAGCAGAGAAGATCTCGCTGGGCGGTTTAGGTGGTGGCATGCTGCTGGCCGGAACACTGGCCTTAGCAGGCTGGCGCAAACGTAAGCAAAGCGAAGCTTGA
- the rplT gene encoding 50S ribosomal protein L20, with the protein MPRVKRGVTAHARHKKILDLAKGYRGRRKNVYRIAKQAVMKAGQYAYRDRRQRKRQFRALWIARINAAARECGLSYSVFMNGLKKASIEVDRKVLADLAVFDKSAFEKIVQQAKASLAT; encoded by the coding sequence ATGCCAAGAGTTAAACGTGGTGTAACCGCCCATGCGCGGCACAAGAAAATATTAGATCTGGCTAAAGGCTACCGTGGACGCCGTAAGAATGTTTATCGTATAGCCAAACAAGCCGTCATGAAGGCTGGTCAATATGCGTACCGAGATCGTCGGCAACGTAAAAGACAATTCCGAGCTCTATGGATTGCACGTATCAATGCGGCTGCCCGTGAATGTGGATTGTCTTACAGTGTATTCATGAACGGTCTCAAGAAAGCTAGTATTGAAGTAGATAGAAAAGTTTTGGCTGACTTAGCTGTTTTCGATAAGAGTGCTTTTGAAAAAATCGTACAACAAGCAAAAGCCAGTCTAGCCACATAA
- the cycA gene encoding cytochrome c-550 CycA, with the protein MKHPIAYILAVLAMIAFFSGAAIADTFEGRSKCSSCHKSQAKSWKDTAHAKAMESLKPGTRKEAKVKAKLDPEKDYTQDKDCVGCHVDGFGKKGGYTIDTPKKPLAAVGCESCHGPGKSYRGDHRKAGQVFESKGTAMQRKVVADKGQDFHFEEACAACHLNYEGSPWKGAKAPYTPFTPAVDPKYTFDFDKMVKDVKAMHEHYKLDGTFAGEPKFKYHDEFQANAKEKTGDKKGKGKE; encoded by the coding sequence ATGAAACACCCAATAGCTTACATACTTGCTGTTTTGGCAATGATCGCATTTTTTAGCGGTGCGGCAATAGCAGACACCTTTGAAGGACGCAGCAAATGCAGCTCCTGCCACAAATCGCAAGCCAAATCATGGAAAGACACGGCACATGCGAAAGCGATGGAATCGCTGAAGCCTGGTACACGTAAAGAAGCCAAAGTTAAAGCCAAACTGGATCCGGAAAAAGACTACACGCAAGACAAAGACTGTGTAGGTTGCCACGTAGATGGATTTGGCAAGAAAGGTGGATATACGATAGATACACCGAAGAAACCACTTGCAGCGGTTGGCTGTGAATCCTGCCATGGACCTGGAAAGAGTTACCGGGGAGATCACCGTAAAGCAGGGCAAGTATTTGAAAGTAAAGGAACCGCAATGCAACGCAAAGTAGTTGCTGACAAAGGCCAAGACTTTCACTTTGAAGAAGCATGTGCTGCCTGTCACTTGAACTATGAAGGCTCACCTTGGAAAGGCGCGAAAGCACCTTACACCCCATTCACACCGGCTGTAGACCCGAAATACACCTTTGACTTTGACAAAATGGTCAAAGATGTGAAAGCGATGCATGAGCATTATAAGCTTGACGGTACCTTCGCAGGAGAGCCCAAATTCAAGTATCACGACGAATTCCAGGCGAATGCTAAGGAAAAGACAGGGGATAAAAAAGGTAAAGGAAAAGAGTAA
- the rpmI gene encoding 50S ribosomal protein L35, which yields MPKMKTKSGAAKRFKFRASGSIKRSQAFKRHILTKKTTKNKRQLRGIAAVHSTNTASVRAMMPYA from the coding sequence ATGCCCAAAATGAAAACTAAAAGTGGCGCAGCTAAGCGCTTTAAGTTTAGGGCGAGTGGGAGTATTAAACGCTCACAAGCTTTTAAACGCCATATATTGACTAAAAAAACTACTAAAAATAAGCGCCAATTGCGCGGAATTGCAGCTGTTCATTCCACCAATACAGCATCTGTTCGCGCTATGATGCCGTACGCATAA
- the pheS gene encoding phenylalanine--tRNA ligase subunit alpha — translation MRNLEEIINEATSLMNGIEDPIELENVKARYLGKSGILTELLKGLGKLPVEERPAMGSQINEAKNRLEATLKCRRNAIQAKELEDKLTEEALDVTLPGRGSGAGGLHPVTQTLMRIETLFHSIGFNVVSGPEIETDFYNFTALNIPENHPARAMHDTFYIDNGNLLRTHTSPVQIHYMQNNQPPIKVIAPGRVYRCDSDVTHTPMFHQVEGLWIDENANFSALKGILANFMTHFFERDDLPVRFRPSFFPFTEPSAEMDIGCVMCDGKGCRICSHTGWLEVLGCGMVHPNVLSHVAINSEQYIGFAFGMGVERLTMLRYGVNDLRLFFENDLRFLKQFN, via the coding sequence ATGAGAAACTTGGAAGAAATTATTAATGAAGCAACAAGCCTGATGAACGGCATCGAAGATCCTATCGAATTGGAAAATGTGAAGGCGCGTTATCTCGGTAAGAGCGGCATTCTTACTGAATTACTCAAAGGATTAGGAAAGCTTCCTGTCGAAGAGCGTCCCGCCATGGGGAGTCAAATAAATGAAGCAAAGAATCGATTAGAAGCAACACTTAAATGCCGCCGGAATGCGATTCAGGCAAAGGAACTGGAGGATAAGTTAACTGAAGAGGCTTTGGATGTTACTTTGCCTGGCAGAGGATCGGGGGCTGGCGGCTTACATCCGGTAACGCAAACTTTAATGCGTATTGAAACACTATTTCACTCGATTGGTTTTAATGTCGTTTCGGGGCCTGAAATAGAGACTGATTTTTATAATTTTACTGCTTTAAATATTCCAGAGAACCACCCTGCCCGGGCTATGCATGATACATTCTATATTGATAATGGTAACTTGCTCCGTACACATACATCGCCTGTCCAAATTCACTATATGCAGAATAACCAACCACCCATAAAAGTAATTGCACCCGGGCGGGTGTATCGATGTGATTCTGACGTGACTCACACGCCAATGTTTCATCAGGTGGAAGGCTTATGGATTGATGAGAATGCTAATTTTTCTGCATTAAAAGGTATTCTGGCTAATTTCATGACGCATTTTTTTGAGCGCGATGATCTGCCTGTAAGATTCCGGCCATCTTTTTTCCCATTTACTGAACCTTCCGCTGAAATGGATATCGGCTGTGTGATGTGCGATGGGAAAGGCTGTCGTATCTGTAGCCATACAGGTTGGCTGGAAGTACTTGGTTGTGGAATGGTTCATCCAAATGTATTAAGCCATGTAGCGATTAATAGTGAACAATACATTGGATTCGCTTTTGGTATGGGCGTGGAACGTTTGACAATGCTCAGATATGGCGTTAATGATTTGAGGCTATTTTTTGAAAACGATTTGCGCTTTCTTAAACAATTTAATTGA
- a CDS encoding NapC/NirT family cytochrome c yields the protein MTGIQKGAIGTLLTGGLLGIVLVAVVFGGEAALSTEEFCTSCHSMTYTQKELRESTHYGALGVNPSCKDCHIPQGFKNFHLAVYSHAVDGARELYLELINDYSTLEKFNERRLIMAHDARMNLKKWDSITCRDCHKNPNPPGADAQEAHKKLKTEGATCIDCHQNLVHEEVAKTDLNASLAAGKMVLQKEEDSGADEEGEDEDEDAASEVEAEAQGDEDDEDEE from the coding sequence ATGACAGGCATACAAAAAGGCGCGATAGGCACGCTACTGACAGGGGGGTTACTGGGGATAGTACTGGTAGCGGTTGTATTTGGAGGAGAAGCGGCACTCTCAACGGAAGAGTTCTGTACCAGCTGTCACTCGATGACCTATACGCAGAAGGAACTAAGGGAATCGACGCACTATGGAGCACTGGGAGTAAATCCCAGTTGTAAAGACTGTCATATACCGCAGGGATTCAAGAACTTTCATTTAGCGGTATATTCCCATGCGGTAGATGGAGCCAGGGAATTATATTTGGAACTGATTAATGATTATTCGACGCTAGAGAAGTTCAATGAACGTCGTTTGATTATGGCGCATGATGCGCGCATGAACCTGAAGAAATGGGACAGTATAACCTGTCGCGACTGTCACAAGAACCCAAATCCACCTGGAGCGGATGCACAGGAAGCGCACAAGAAGCTAAAGACGGAAGGAGCGACCTGTATAGATTGTCATCAGAATCTGGTGCATGAAGAGGTTGCAAAGACAGACCTGAATGCGAGCTTAGCGGCTGGTAAGATGGTACTGCAGAAAGAAGAGGATAGTGGCGCAGACGAAGAAGGCGAAGATGAAGATGAGGATGCGGCGAGTGAAGTAGAAGCTGAAGCTCAGGGTGACGAGGATGACGAGGATGAGGAGTAG
- the haoB gene encoding hydroxylamine oxidation protein HaoB, which translates to MTSTNATDRTTAQVARSGDKLLPSLGILLVTGGLVLLGWFAYLWFKLPPAPYQYQLIAEGDNKRFSQMNLDDWPELKLGQYKVQADGVDKPIAEFIVARQNEGPPVLIYWKNSTNEILYNFDRKPSELSALAAAISKHAPKDALILSWWDTSRQIKLLTGHDTLFTNHLNEPLMIPVTWLEQSKAIQAYENQFWGSKANPKEREQFERFSQALAAPAEEGIKQLRELIGSNREAYVIVHVTDLYRLGIMYPEKMGVAYQNFPMTGNMHGMINQMKMQLKQNGFDTYTLQSVSDNEIRAFFLSDKASSETLLARMLPFVDKKAPVELDVAQLIYQQGGYWVYKIP; encoded by the coding sequence TTGACAAGCACTAACGCAACCGATCGCACTACCGCCCAGGTAGCGCGATCGGGAGACAAACTACTCCCGTCATTAGGTATACTCCTGGTGACGGGAGGTTTGGTTTTATTGGGCTGGTTTGCTTATCTTTGGTTTAAACTGCCGCCTGCCCCCTACCAATATCAACTGATTGCGGAAGGTGACAATAAACGATTCTCCCAAATGAACCTGGATGATTGGCCGGAGCTAAAGCTAGGTCAATACAAAGTACAAGCGGACGGAGTAGACAAACCGATTGCTGAATTCATCGTTGCGAGACAAAATGAAGGGCCGCCGGTACTGATCTACTGGAAGAACAGTACGAATGAAATACTGTACAATTTTGACAGAAAGCCATCGGAACTCAGTGCACTGGCAGCAGCGATCAGCAAGCACGCACCGAAAGACGCCCTGATACTCTCCTGGTGGGACACCTCTCGGCAAATCAAACTGCTTACCGGACACGACACGCTTTTTACCAATCATCTGAACGAGCCACTGATGATACCGGTAACCTGGTTAGAACAAAGTAAAGCCATTCAAGCCTATGAAAACCAATTCTGGGGAAGCAAAGCCAACCCAAAGGAACGGGAACAATTTGAACGCTTCAGTCAAGCACTGGCAGCCCCCGCAGAAGAAGGTATCAAGCAACTGCGCGAACTGATTGGTTCAAACCGGGAAGCGTATGTAATCGTACACGTCACTGACCTATACAGACTAGGAATCATGTACCCGGAAAAAATGGGTGTTGCATATCAGAACTTCCCCATGACAGGCAACATGCACGGCATGATCAATCAAATGAAAATGCAACTCAAGCAAAATGGTTTTGATACCTACACACTACAATCCGTATCGGATAATGAAATCAGAGCATTCTTTCTGAGTGATAAAGCCAGTAGTGAAACGTTATTAGCAAGAATGCTGCCCTTTGTAGACAAGAAAGCGCCAGTGGAATTGGACGTGGCACAACTGATATATCAACAAGGCGGTTACTGGGTTTACAAAATACCTTAA